The Xiphophorus maculatus strain JP 163 A chromosome 7, X_maculatus-5.0-male, whole genome shotgun sequence region AAGTGAGCGAGATGTCAGAAGAAGAAATGGCTTACAGAGAGGCTTTTCAAGAACAagatcctgctgctgctgaactctttccagaggaggaggaggtagaAGAGGAGGACAAGGTAGACGGAGAGGAAGATTTGaagcagaaatatgaaaataatgttCCAGATGAGCAAGAAACCTTGGAGCTGGAGCCGGAGTTAACAGGAGAGAAAAATCCAGAAGACACACCAGATGCTGCGGTTCTGGTTGAGGAACCACTGGACCCAGCGCCGCAGCAGGCGATGCCTCTGTCAGAAAACTATTTCCCAGAGGAAGAGGCAGGAATGGAGATGTATGCAAGGGATGGAGCACCAGAGCAATTCTCAGAGGAGCAAGGAATGGAAGATGAAGGTCTTCCAATGATGATGGAAGATGATACACAAAGGCAAGGTGAGTGGAGATAAAACATTATTCATTTAAAGCCTTAAACAGCACACTGGAactgttgaattttatttaaaatttcatcTACTGTAATTGTTTAAGAgcttaattctgtttttatagatGAAGTTGCAcaaaggaatttattttttgttcatttttgtttaaatataaaatgtaatagCTTCACAAATACATACAAAAATTATGTATTCAATATTTGATGATTATTCTAAGAATAAACTGTTTCCTCCTCTGTGTACTGTAGTTAGGGTATCAGGCAAGCCAGGATAATTACGTTTGCAGTTtcatatagaatagaatagaatagaatagaatagaatagaatagaatagaatagaatagaataccATCTTTACAAGAACAATTAAAAACTGTATAGAagcacatattttttaaaagaaaggtGCACAAGCTTATATTTTCGAATGGTAGACGATCTTAGATTTTAAGACAGGCCATAGGTAACGtttaaatgttgaaactatCCTGCAATTAAGAAAAtcttgcatttttcttttttgccacaGGGGAGCGCTATTGTCCTGGTATGATTGTTGATGGGAAGTGTTACCAGTTCTTCAAAGAACCACTCAATTACGAAGACGCAGAGGTATTATTAATACATCATTTCTTCCCgttgaaattatttatgttttaagatttctttacaaaattaagaTGATCTCACACAACATTCCtctgtctgtttattttcttgtagtTCTTTTGCCAAGAACAATTTTCAGGAGGCCACTTAGGCTCCATCGCGACCCAACACGTCCACCAAGAGCTGATGAGTCTTATACAGCAGAGCGGAGGATACACACGTACCTGGGTTGGAGGACGACGACTAGATGTGTGTATTCCTCAGTCAAGAAATAGCTTCATATCTTGTCTTACAATAATAGCAGCTACAGAACCTGCACAAGATTAAATGAGGCCCTGAGCAATGTTTTATTTGGAGGCTCACTTTCAGTGAAGCCTGTCTGCCACCACATTATCACCAAACATCCTGTTGCATTGTCCATGCTTgaatttttgtgctttttctatTGTTATTATTGCATTCTGTATTATTCCAACTtctcttgagtaaaatattgTGTGACAAAATGTCTGACAATAACATTActcttcaaaaaatattcattacgtaaaatttaaagttaaaaacataatttttttccaacatttcacTTAggttctttttatattttcaatgtatttatttaaaattaaatgaattgtCAGATATACTGTTGTTGCTACATATTGCCTTGCATTAAAAAGGTTCTGGGTTCAATCCAGGGTctaaacaaacacaagacacaagcagcagaaattaGTCAATTAGgtttaaattattactttgtTACTGTTCAGTCTaaggcacaggtgtcaaactccagtcctcaagggccactgtcctgctgtttttagatgtgccacaggtacaaaaccctggaatgaaatggtttaatgacctccttgtgtagatcagttctccagagccttgatAATGACCtaattcaggtgtggtgcagcagaggcacatctaaaagttgcaggacagcagcccttgaggactggagtttgacacccctggaaGGTGTTCTGTATTCAAACTGTCCACACAATTGTCAACATGTCCTCAGATAATTTAGCTTAACTTTAACGGGAGGCCTTAATTTTTGGACCAGCTCTGCATCGTTCGAACGGTTCATTCTTCAAGTGAATGAACCGGAATGACGGGTtctcatgtttattttgctaCATTGCAGAAACGCTTCGTCTGGTTGGACGGATCCCGCTGGAGCTATGAAGACTGGCTCCCAGGCGAGCCAAATCACACATCCGGAGTGGAGAACTGCGTGGAAATTCTGGGTGAGAGATGACCTGCTGGTcaaatttgagatttttattgaggttggaaatatctttttaaatttcaatatttttattaaaaatatatgtataaataaataacgttTTTAGGAACATGTTGAAATATCGATTGAAACTGAACACAGAAATTCATTTTGAACTTAatggttaaattaaaatcttaaagaAAAAGTTGCTTGATAGGGACATCTGAGATAAAGGAGCGATGTGTCTATGTAGCTGT contains the following coding sequences:
- the LOC111609344 gene encoding brevican core protein-like, which gives rise to MKTLVLLFVSVTVALGMPTVSKDPVLKEGNQPPVAGDRVPVQGHVVVEHPAPQVLPDPKEQQEKTAPAEQKEKEAQPETKPDEVQVEEELEPEQEPAPEGEAGPVEGLDFQAESEVEVEGQPRYELEEEEEEIDPGFKVKSAPRVDTGVHMELEPEETPELNESPETFQAQAELDRGIGPEMEVEERHIDMVGKPLAVMELEPLDGADMPAEEVSEMSEEEMAYREAFQEQDPAAAELFPEEEEVEEEDKVDGEEDLKQKYENNVPDEQETLELEPELTGEKNPEDTPDAAVLVEEPLDPAPQQAMPLSENYFPEEEAGMEMYARDGAPEQFSEEQGMEDEGLPMMMEDDTQRQGERYCPGMIVDGKCYQFFKEPLNYEDAEFFCQEQFSGGHLGSIATQHVHQELMSLIQQSGGYTRTWVGGRRLDKRFVWLDGSRWSYEDWLPGEPNHTSGVENCVEILGNGKFNDFTCWEPQAFVCSFPA